A genomic window from Candidatus Bathyarchaeota archaeon includes:
- a CDS encoding sulfite exporter TauE/SafE family protein: MTVLEQISNPYLASLVLGLLYGLTFCASACLPYIVSYIAGIGAGFKKGVMVTTIYNAGRIVAYAIIGTIVGLVSATISEDFFSAYQQYTAVVFSAIIIFIGATILMKKQTSSCDCKEQNPDRFGIANLTNRFDLKAFFMGFTRGFILCPPLVALLVYSATFGQVNSAVMAVLFGLGTAISPLLILGGATGWLLNKAPMFTKWLSKIGGIALIVMGLSVLISALIELM, translated from the coding sequence ATGACTGTTCTAGAGCAGATTTCGAATCCGTACCTTGCTTCTCTTGTTTTAGGGCTACTGTACGGGCTCACTTTCTGCGCTTCGGCTTGTCTGCCATACATTGTCAGTTACATCGCAGGCATCGGTGCAGGCTTCAAAAAAGGGGTAATGGTTACCACAATTTACAACGCTGGACGCATAGTAGCATACGCAATAATCGGAACCATTGTAGGACTGGTAAGTGCCACAATTAGTGAAGATTTTTTCAGTGCATATCAACAATACACTGCTGTAGTTTTCAGTGCAATCATAATCTTCATTGGAGCAACCATATTAATGAAAAAACAAACCAGCTCATGTGACTGCAAAGAACAAAACCCAGATAGATTCGGAATCGCAAACCTAACCAACAGATTCGACCTAAAGGCATTTTTTATGGGCTTCACCCGAGGCTTCATTTTGTGTCCTCCCTTGGTTGCGCTTCTTGTGTATTCGGCAACTTTTGGTCAGGTTAACTCCGCAGTAATGGCCGTTTTGTTTGGATTGGGAACAGCAATATCGCCTCTTTTGATTCTTGGCGGAGCTACAGGTTGGCTACTAAACAAGGCACCTATGTTCACAAAATGGTTGTCAAAAATTGGGGGAATCGCCC